From the genome of Streptomyces sp. NBC_01341, one region includes:
- a CDS encoding NUDIX hydrolase — MTLHDDAVLVLKGYDDGRDAEQAHLRQAYLDHLAGHPDGMWKACGAGHLTASALVIDPERGRVLLTLHKKLRMWLQMGGHCEPQDTTLRAAALREATEESGITGLTLLPGGPVRLDRHPIPAPCNWHLDVQYAATASADATERISEESLDLRWFPYDEVAAVADTSVVLLMESTRARLEQTG; from the coding sequence GTGACCCTGCACGACGACGCGGTACTCGTACTCAAGGGCTACGACGATGGCAGGGACGCAGAGCAGGCGCACCTGCGGCAGGCATACCTGGACCATCTCGCCGGACACCCCGACGGCATGTGGAAGGCCTGCGGAGCCGGCCATCTGACGGCAAGCGCCCTGGTGATCGACCCGGAGCGCGGCCGGGTCCTGCTGACCCTGCACAAGAAGCTCCGGATGTGGCTGCAGATGGGCGGGCACTGCGAGCCGCAGGACACCACCCTGCGGGCCGCCGCCCTGCGGGAGGCGACGGAGGAGTCGGGGATCACCGGGCTCACCCTGCTCCCCGGTGGACCCGTCCGTCTCGACCGGCACCCCATTCCGGCACCGTGCAACTGGCACCTGGACGTGCAGTACGCCGCCACGGCGTCCGCCGACGCGACGGAGCGGATCAGCGAGGAGTCCCTGGACCTGCGCTGGTTCCCCTATGACGAGGTGGCTGCGGTCGCGGACACCTCGGTGGTGCTGCTGATGGAGAGCACCCGCGCGCGGCTGGAGCAGACCGGCTAG
- a CDS encoding TerD family protein produces the protein MAREFQRGHKAKISDLTSGTDLYVGVQVAGPGLTFDISCFGLDANEQLSDDRYFIFFNQPKSPEESIQLLGAQAGDTESFRVTLDRIPANIHKLSFTATIDGAGQMSQVGPGYIRIVAGGEEVVKYAFTGAEFTTERAVMLGDFYLKDVWRFAAVGQGFDGGLDALLKNFGGEVAEEAPAAPPLGAPGFAPPAQATAPPAFGAPTASPAAPAPAFGAPAPAPQQPIHAAPTIAAPMAPAPHAPAPQAPAPYGQPQFGQVPGQGTPPYGQQPAAPPYGQQPPAAPPFGQQQPFGQQPPGVPQGVPQGGAGLQAALQPYKETATGQRWTSQNQQLMRVDLTMGGTPVLARQGSMVMYQGKVDFGYKGAGFAGRMVGNATGQEMQLMRCTGRGQVFLAEEGAHLHPIELQGDGICVSAESVLAFDETLQYEVRRIEGHGIPGGALFTMQFQGSGTVVVKTHGVPVVLPVTPTTFADANAVVAWSSASQVILSSQVRLRRNAYPGHSGETVNLQFRGAPGNFIVVQPYEV, from the coding sequence ATGGCCAGGGAATTTCAGCGCGGCCACAAGGCCAAGATCAGTGATCTCACGTCAGGGACGGATCTGTACGTCGGCGTACAGGTCGCCGGTCCCGGCCTGACGTTCGACATCAGCTGCTTCGGTCTGGACGCCAATGAGCAGCTCTCGGACGACCGTTATTTCATCTTCTTCAACCAGCCGAAATCTCCTGAGGAGTCCATTCAGCTTCTCGGCGCCCAGGCCGGTGACACCGAGTCGTTCCGCGTCACCCTCGACCGCATTCCGGCGAACATCCACAAGCTGTCCTTCACCGCCACGATCGACGGCGCCGGGCAGATGTCCCAGGTCGGTCCCGGATACATCCGGATCGTCGCGGGCGGCGAGGAAGTGGTGAAGTACGCCTTCACGGGCGCGGAGTTCACCACCGAACGCGCGGTGATGCTCGGTGACTTCTACCTGAAGGACGTCTGGCGGTTCGCCGCCGTCGGCCAGGGCTTCGACGGCGGACTGGACGCACTGCTGAAGAACTTCGGCGGGGAAGTCGCCGAGGAGGCACCCGCCGCTCCGCCCCTGGGCGCTCCGGGCTTCGCCCCGCCCGCCCAGGCCACCGCGCCTCCGGCGTTCGGTGCACCCACGGCCTCTCCGGCGGCGCCCGCACCGGCGTTCGGTGCTCCGGCACCCGCTCCCCAGCAGCCCATCCACGCCGCACCGACGATCGCGGCACCCATGGCGCCCGCCCCGCATGCACCGGCCCCGCAGGCACCAGCCCCGTACGGCCAGCCGCAGTTCGGGCAGGTGCCGGGACAAGGCACACCGCCGTACGGCCAGCAGCCTGCCGCGCCGCCGTACGGTCAGCAGCCGCCCGCCGCGCCGCCCTTCGGGCAGCAACAGCCGTTCGGCCAGCAGCCCCCGGGTGTGCCGCAGGGCGTTCCGCAGGGAGGCGCGGGGCTGCAGGCAGCCCTGCAGCCCTACAAGGAGACGGCGACCGGGCAGCGCTGGACCTCGCAGAACCAGCAACTGATGCGTGTCGACCTCACCATGGGCGGCACGCCCGTGCTGGCCCGACAGGGCAGCATGGTGATGTACCAGGGCAAGGTCGACTTCGGTTACAAGGGCGCAGGCTTCGCGGGCCGCATGGTCGGCAACGCGACCGGCCAGGAGATGCAGCTCATGCGCTGCACCGGCCGCGGCCAGGTCTTCCTGGCCGAGGAGGGGGCGCACCTGCATCCCATCGAGCTCCAGGGTGACGGCATCTGCGTCTCCGCCGAGAGCGTCCTCGCCTTCGACGAAACCCTGCAGTACGAGGTCCGCAGGATCGAGGGCCACGGCATTCCCGGCGGGGCTCTGTTCACCATGCAGTTCCAGGGTTCGGGAACCGTCGTCGTCAAGACGCACGGCGTCCCGGTCGTCCTGCCGGTCACCCCCACCACCTTCGCCGACGCCAACGCCGTGGTGGCCTGGTCGTCCGCGTCGCAGGTGATCCTCTCCAGCCAGGTCCGGCTGCGCCGCAACGCGTACCCGGGACACAGCGGGGAGACCGTGAACCTCCAGTTCCGGGGAGCTCCCGGGAACTTCATCGTCGTCCAGCCCTACGAGGTCTGA
- a CDS encoding zinc-dependent metalloprotease, producing MSDTPFGFGLPPEEPEDGDEGKKKDPTGGGQGPGGPANPFGFGPGAGGDNPFAAMFGSMNPNDLGAAFQQLGQMLSYEGGPVNWDMAKQIARQTVSQGTADGSKDASVGPAERSSVDEALRLADLWLDGVTSLPSGSVSTVAWSRAEWVEASLPAWQQLVDPVAERVGLAMGDVLPEEMQAMAGPLIGMMRSMGGAMFGQQIGQAVGVLAGEVVGSTDIGLPLAPAGKAALLPLNVERFGKDLSVPQDEVRLYLALREAAHQRLFAHVPWLRSHLFGAVEAYARGIKVDTSKLEDVVGQFDPSQPEQLQDALQQGMFQPEDTPEQKASLARLETALALVEGWVDAVVHEAAKSRLTSADALRETMRRRRASGGPAEQTFATLIGLQLRPRRLRDASRLWASLTDARGVDGRDGLWGHPDMLPTASDLDDPDGFVHHEQLDFSELDKMLGEAAKGPRKPSAEDEAKDRAEGDDEPGDGPADKGKDDTGQ from the coding sequence GTGAGTGACACCCCATTCGGATTCGGCCTTCCGCCGGAGGAGCCGGAAGACGGCGACGAGGGCAAGAAGAAGGACCCCACCGGTGGTGGGCAGGGCCCGGGCGGGCCGGCGAACCCGTTCGGCTTCGGGCCGGGAGCGGGCGGCGACAACCCGTTCGCCGCGATGTTCGGCTCGATGAACCCGAACGACCTGGGTGCGGCCTTCCAGCAGCTCGGCCAGATGCTGAGCTACGAGGGTGGGCCGGTCAACTGGGACATGGCCAAGCAGATCGCCCGGCAGACCGTGTCGCAGGGCACCGCTGACGGCAGCAAGGACGCCAGTGTCGGTCCCGCGGAGCGTTCCTCGGTCGACGAGGCGCTGCGCCTCGCCGACCTCTGGCTGGACGGCGTGACCTCTCTGCCGTCGGGTTCCGTCTCGACGGTGGCGTGGAGCCGCGCCGAGTGGGTCGAGGCATCGCTCCCCGCCTGGCAGCAGCTGGTGGACCCGGTCGCCGAGCGCGTCGGTCTGGCCATGGGCGACGTCCTCCCCGAGGAGATGCAGGCCATGGCGGGCCCGCTCATCGGCATGATGCGGTCGATGGGCGGCGCCATGTTCGGTCAGCAGATCGGGCAGGCCGTGGGCGTGCTCGCGGGCGAGGTCGTGGGCTCGACCGATATCGGCCTGCCGCTGGCACCGGCCGGCAAGGCGGCGCTCCTCCCGCTGAACGTCGAGCGCTTCGGCAAGGACCTGAGCGTGCCGCAGGACGAGGTCAGGCTGTATCTCGCGCTGCGCGAGGCGGCTCACCAGCGGCTCTTCGCCCACGTTCCGTGGCTGCGCTCGCATCTGTTCGGCGCGGTGGAGGCCTACGCACGCGGAATCAAGGTCGACACCAGCAAGCTCGAGGACGTCGTCGGCCAGTTCGACCCGTCGCAGCCGGAGCAGCTGCAGGACGCCCTGCAGCAGGGCATGTTCCAGCCGGAGGACACGCCGGAGCAGAAGGCGTCGCTGGCACGCCTGGAGACCGCCCTCGCGCTCGTCGAGGGCTGGGTGGACGCGGTGGTGCACGAAGCGGCGAAGTCCCGGCTGACCTCGGCCGACGCGCTGCGCGAGACGATGCGCAGGCGCCGGGCGTCGGGCGGCCCCGCCGAGCAGACCTTCGCCACGCTCATCGGGCTGCAGCTGCGGCCGCGCAGGCTGCGTGACGCGTCGCGGCTGTGGGCCTCGCTCACGGATGCCCGGGGCGTCGACGGCCGCGACGGTCTGTGGGGCCACCCGGACATGCTGCCCACCGCCTCGGACCTCGACGACCCGGACGGTTTCGTCCACCACGAGCAGCTGGACTTCTCCGAGCTGGACAAGATGCTCGGAGAGGCGGCGAAGGGCCCCCGGAAGCCCTCCGCCGAGGACGAGGCGAAGGACCGGGCCGAGGGCGACGACGAGCCCGGCGACGGCCCGGCCGACAAGGGCAAGGACGACACCGGCCAGTGA
- a CDS encoding M48 metallopeptidase family protein, with the protein MSADSSPGLAGETPARSAGRQQRSAAAQPPRPPAMSAVEVRRSARRSRTVSAYREGDRTIVLIPARMSEAEEQRWVGVMLDKLAAQESKRVIGDGALAERAERLSAQYLGGRARPASVRWVTNQNTRWGSCTPAEGSIRLSHRLQGMPEYVVDYVLLHELAHLLVPGHGPRFWRLLETYSRTERARGYLEGVAAAERLPHLPAAREE; encoded by the coding sequence GTGTCCGCCGACTCCTCACCCGGCCTCGCCGGGGAGACCCCCGCGCGCAGCGCCGGACGCCAGCAGCGCAGCGCAGCCGCCCAGCCGCCCCGCCCCCCTGCGATGAGCGCGGTCGAGGTCCGCAGGAGCGCCCGGCGCAGCAGAACGGTCTCCGCCTACCGCGAGGGGGACCGCACCATCGTCCTCATCCCGGCCCGGATGTCGGAGGCCGAGGAGCAGCGCTGGGTCGGAGTGATGCTGGACAAACTCGCCGCGCAGGAGAGCAAGCGCGTCATCGGGGACGGCGCGCTCGCCGAGCGCGCGGAGCGGCTGTCCGCCCAGTACCTCGGGGGCCGGGCCCGGCCCGCGTCCGTGCGGTGGGTGACCAACCAGAACACCCGCTGGGGCTCCTGCACCCCGGCCGAGGGCAGTATCCGTCTCTCGCACCGGCTGCAGGGCATGCCGGAATACGTGGTCGACTACGTACTCCTCCACGAGCTCGCCCACCTGCTGGTTCCCGGCCACGGGCCGCGCTTCTGGCGGCTTCTGGAGACCTACTCCCGTACCGAGCGCGCACGCGGTTACCTCGAAGGGGTCGCGGCGGCGGAGCGGCTTCCGCACCTGCCTGCCGCACGCGAGGAGTGA
- a CDS encoding AIM24 family protein, which produces MQSPLFSHTEQQSQDRYTVQNPQLLRVSLTGHDDVLARKGAMVAYQGLMEFDGEYQSQGQRRARRNTGEGLDLMRCSGQGTVYLANLAQYIHMVDVDHEGMTVDSAYVLALDSSLHTEVIAVDSQYGISGTGKYQLNISGNGKVALMTSGQPLMMEVTPDKYVNADADAIVAWSSGLRVQMQAQTHSSGVMRRRGSTGEGWELSFLGQGFALVQPSEVLPPQNAQIGQGAAAQFGVGQQGAHGQNQNNAWN; this is translated from the coding sequence ATGCAGAGTCCGCTTTTCAGCCACACCGAACAGCAGTCGCAGGACCGGTACACGGTTCAGAACCCGCAGCTCCTGCGGGTCTCGCTGACCGGTCACGACGACGTCCTCGCCCGTAAGGGAGCCATGGTCGCCTATCAGGGCCTCATGGAGTTCGACGGCGAGTACCAGTCGCAGGGCCAGCGCCGCGCCCGCAGGAACACGGGCGAGGGCCTCGACCTGATGCGCTGCTCCGGCCAGGGCACGGTGTATCTGGCGAACCTCGCCCAGTACATCCACATGGTCGACGTGGACCACGAGGGCATGACGGTGGACAGCGCCTACGTCCTCGCCCTGGACTCCTCGCTGCACACCGAGGTCATCGCGGTGGACAGCCAGTACGGGATCTCCGGCACCGGCAAGTACCAGCTGAACATCTCGGGGAACGGCAAGGTCGCGCTGATGACCTCCGGCCAGCCGCTGATGATGGAGGTGACGCCGGACAAGTACGTCAACGCCGATGCCGACGCGATCGTCGCCTGGTCGAGCGGGCTCCGGGTGCAGATGCAGGCCCAGACCCACTCCTCGGGAGTCATGCGGCGTCGCGGTAGCACGGGCGAGGGCTGGGAGCTGAGCTTCCTGGGGCAGGGCTTCGCGCTCGTCCAGCCGAGCGAGGTGCTGCCCCCGCAGAACGCCCAGATCGGACAGGGTGCGGCGGCCCAGTTCGGTGTGGGCCAGCAGGGTGCGCACGGCCAGAACCAGAACAACGCCTGGAACTGA
- a CDS encoding AIM24 family protein: protein MNQQLAGFAPTPVTARMENHGRTMLKVAMATGQDLYARTGSMVAYEGFIQYEPNPPAVRQIASQWITGEGTPLMKCSGDGLLYLADYGADVVVINLNNDSLSVNGTNLLAFDGHLTWGVERVKGLAKFAGQGLWNVGIQGTGWVAITSRGTPIVVDCGRGEDETYVDPDALVAWSPNLKVKGKRSFKAGSLIGRGSGEAYQMAFSGQGIVVVQPSEDSTDRLRVRN from the coding sequence ATGAACCAGCAACTCGCGGGCTTCGCCCCGACGCCCGTCACGGCCCGGATGGAGAACCACGGCCGCACGATGCTCAAGGTGGCGATGGCCACCGGCCAGGACCTCTACGCACGTACCGGTTCGATGGTGGCCTACGAGGGCTTCATCCAGTACGAGCCCAATCCGCCCGCCGTTCGCCAGATCGCCTCGCAGTGGATCACCGGCGAGGGCACCCCGCTCATGAAGTGCTCGGGCGACGGACTGCTCTACCTCGCGGACTACGGCGCCGACGTGGTCGTCATCAATCTGAACAACGACTCGCTGTCGGTCAACGGCACGAACCTCCTCGCCTTCGACGGTCACCTCACCTGGGGCGTGGAGCGGGTCAAGGGGCTGGCGAAGTTCGCCGGCCAGGGCCTGTGGAACGTCGGAATCCAGGGCACGGGATGGGTCGCCATCACGTCGCGCGGCACGCCGATCGTCGTCGACTGCGGCAGGGGCGAGGACGAGACGTACGTCGACCCCGACGCCCTCGTCGCGTGGTCCCCGAACCTCAAGGTGAAGGGCAAGCGCAGCTTCAAGGCGGGCTCGCTCATCGGGCGGGGCAGCGGGGAGGCCTACCAGATGGCCTTCTCCGGCCAGGGCATCGTCGTCGTCCAGCCGAGCGAGGACAGCACCGACCGCCTGCGGGTCCGGAACTGA